The following proteins come from a genomic window of Methylorubrum populi:
- a CDS encoding c-type cytochrome has translation MTMRVRRILGTVAALLLALPAMAQMRGHGGPVRALAITGDGRLAVSGGFDQAAIIWGLDTGAALSVLRFHDGAVNAVAALPDGRFASASEDGRIALWRLGQAEPERILEGHAGPVAALAVSPDGSVLASAAWDGTARIWPLAGGPARVLEGHKGNVNAIAFLPDGGLVTAGADASVRIWTSDGGTAATTTLPSALSALAVTGDGEIAVAGADATVRFLGRDGSGRGQVELGPAPVIALAPSPDGTRIAAASAGGTVAMIDRASRTVLFNLVGPGLPVWSVAWRPDRSELVTGGGDRLVRRWKAGSGEPIGPLAMPRPADALAAFHGERGAEVFRACVACHTLTPDEAPRAGPTLAGIFGRRIAAVPGYRYSEALKGMDIVWTPETVARLFEVGPARYTPGTRMPEQTINSAEDRDALMRFLAKATDPHPTTPN, from the coding sequence ATGACGATGCGGGTGAGGCGGATTCTCGGGACGGTCGCCGCCCTGCTGCTCGCGCTGCCGGCGATGGCGCAGATGCGCGGTCACGGCGGGCCGGTGCGGGCGCTGGCGATCACCGGCGACGGCCGCCTGGCGGTGTCCGGCGGTTTCGACCAGGCGGCGATCATCTGGGGGCTCGACACGGGTGCCGCGCTGAGCGTCCTGCGTTTCCACGACGGTGCGGTGAACGCGGTGGCCGCCCTGCCCGACGGTCGTTTCGCCAGTGCCTCGGAGGATGGGCGCATCGCCCTGTGGCGGCTTGGACAAGCCGAGCCGGAACGGATCCTCGAAGGGCATGCCGGCCCGGTCGCCGCCCTCGCCGTGTCGCCGGACGGCTCGGTGCTCGCCTCCGCCGCCTGGGACGGCACCGCGCGGATCTGGCCGCTCGCCGGCGGTCCGGCCCGTGTTCTCGAAGGACACAAGGGCAACGTCAACGCGATCGCCTTCCTGCCCGATGGAGGGCTCGTCACGGCCGGAGCCGATGCGAGCGTCCGGATCTGGACCAGCGACGGCGGAACGGCCGCGACCACGACCCTGCCGAGCGCGCTCAGCGCCCTGGCCGTCACCGGCGACGGCGAGATCGCCGTCGCCGGCGCGGATGCAACGGTGCGGTTTCTCGGACGCGACGGGAGCGGACGCGGACAGGTCGAACTCGGCCCGGCGCCGGTGATCGCGCTCGCGCCCTCTCCCGATGGCACCCGGATTGCCGCAGCCAGCGCCGGCGGGACCGTCGCGATGATCGACCGGGCCAGCAGGACGGTCCTGTTCAACCTCGTCGGACCGGGCCTGCCGGTCTGGTCGGTGGCGTGGCGGCCGGACAGGAGCGAACTCGTCACCGGCGGCGGCGACCGCCTCGTGCGGCGCTGGAAGGCCGGCAGCGGCGAGCCGATCGGCCCGCTCGCCATGCCCCGCCCGGCGGATGCGCTGGCGGCCTTCCACGGCGAGCGCGGCGCGGAGGTGTTTCGCGCCTGCGTCGCCTGCCATACCCTGACACCGGACGAAGCCCCCCGCGCCGGCCCCACGCTCGCCGGGATCTTCGGCCGGCGCATCGCCGCGGTTCCGGGCTACCGTTACTCGGAGGCGCTGAAGGGCATGGACATCGTCTGGACGCCCGAGACGGTCGCCCGCCTGTTCGAGGTTGGACCGGCGCGCTACACGCCGGGCACGCGGATGCCCGAGC